The Streptomonospora litoralis genome window below encodes:
- the msrA gene encoding peptide-methionine (S)-S-oxide reductase MsrA: protein MFGKQMSMVTPEQALPGRDTPMPVPERHEVLGTPLAPPYPEGSEIADFGMGCFWGVERGFWEIGAGNGVITTAVGYAGGYTPNPAYEEVCSGRTGHTEAVRVVFDPRTISYTDLLKVFWEGHDPTQGMRQGNDIGTQYRSAIFYHDEAQKAAAESSRDAFQQVLSAAGHGAVTTEIAPAGPFYFAEDYHQQYLSDAKNPNGYCGVGGTGATCPVGVARTAG from the coding sequence ATGTTCGGCAAGCAGATGAGCATGGTCACTCCGGAGCAGGCCCTGCCGGGCCGCGACACACCTATGCCGGTGCCCGAGCGCCACGAGGTACTCGGCACACCGCTGGCCCCGCCCTACCCCGAAGGCAGCGAGATCGCCGATTTCGGCATGGGATGCTTCTGGGGCGTCGAACGCGGGTTCTGGGAGATCGGCGCCGGCAACGGCGTCATCACCACCGCGGTCGGCTACGCCGGCGGCTACACGCCCAACCCCGCCTACGAGGAGGTGTGCAGCGGGCGCACGGGCCACACCGAGGCCGTGCGCGTGGTCTTCGACCCCCGCACCATCTCCTACACCGACCTGCTCAAGGTCTTCTGGGAGGGCCACGACCCCACCCAGGGCATGCGCCAGGGCAACGACATCGGCACCCAGTACCGGTCGGCGATCTTCTACCACGACGAGGCCCAGAAGGCGGCCGCCGAGTCCTCCCGCGACGCCTTCCAGCAGGTGCTCAGCGCCGCCGGGCACGGCGCCGTCACCACCGAGATCGCCCCGGCGGGCCCGTTCTACTTCGCCGAGGACTACCACCAGCAGTACCTATCCGACGCCAAGAACCCCAACGGCTACTGCGGCGTCGGCGGAACGGGCGCCACCTGCCCGGTGGGCGTGGCCCGTACGGCCGGATAG
- a CDS encoding Uma2 family endonuclease translates to MAVMSIGKTDPPVQRLTVDDLARMPDDGRRYELVDGRLDVSPAPVFLHTLIESRLNTYLGMTAPQEYLVLNGLGINFNADRTHHRIPDVVVLRSQDAEHPYITRPPVLAVEVVSPESVLRDNHTKRREYADFGIESYWIINPAPDKTGISELRLENGQYVEARQVHGEDLFETELPFPVRLVPHWLTADGDWRSHIGGEQPTPNA, encoded by the coding sequence ATGGCAGTCATGAGCATCGGGAAGACGGATCCTCCCGTCCAGCGCCTGACAGTGGACGACCTGGCACGCATGCCCGACGACGGCAGGCGCTACGAGCTGGTCGACGGGAGGCTTGACGTGTCTCCGGCACCGGTTTTCCTGCACACCCTCATCGAGTCCCGACTGAACACCTACCTGGGGATGACCGCTCCGCAGGAATACCTCGTCCTGAACGGATTGGGTATCAACTTCAACGCCGACCGCACCCACCATCGCATCCCTGATGTAGTGGTACTCCGCTCTCAGGACGCCGAGCACCCCTACATCACGCGTCCGCCCGTGCTCGCCGTCGAGGTCGTATCCCCGGAGAGTGTGCTGCGCGACAACCACACCAAGCGCCGCGAATACGCCGACTTCGGCATCGAGTCCTACTGGATCATCAACCCGGCTCCGGACAAGACCGGCATCTCCGAACTCCGGCTGGAGAACGGCCAGTACGTCGAGGCCCGCCAGGTCCACGGCGAGGACCTCTTCGAGACGGAACTCCCCTTCCCCGTCCGGCTGGTACCGCACTGGCTCACGGCCGACGGCGACTGGCGCAGCCACATCGGCGGCGAACAGCCCACCCCCAACGCCTGA
- a CDS encoding serine hydrolase domain-containing protein, protein MSPRIRSVLSLCAAALAAATAVLPGTAAAADKAGAEDAAVEPTPAAVQRLLDERVPELLEEHNVPGAAVSVVAGGEQVYAGGYGEADVDEGTPVDADRTSFPMASVSKSFTAAAVLQLADRGEVDLHADVNAYLPEEARIPETYPGKPVTLHHLLTHSAGFESAVAGMAADSAEGMLELGEYVREYRPDRIYPPGRFIGYSNYGTSLAGLVVQRVSGVPFAEYVAENVFAPLGMRRSAFATPDEAADRFETPTLYYASLEEADALYVNQAPAGAGYATASDMSAFLLALLNGGEYQGARILSPEAADTMLSAQHSVHPRLAGAAYGTWDKAGAWPHAVGHGGDLDGAHTEWAVVPEADLGVYVAVNGDGTAQSPLEDVRALVVEEVLEEFTASADTTAAPTGQTASGVAPGHYEGSYRTTRIGRSDTSELMSAIDLTSVSAAGDGRLRTANTMLGEQVWTPVGDNRFRSEKGGELAFIEEDGEITGLAYGAVPTQNYERIAWHEHVYLHLAGAGAALLIMGTVLVWPSAALVRRLRGRGHDRARTRGSRTARALAAAAVVTCAGYTAFVVSALGDGAALTGMVFNGSPLLTVPLSVAGAVSVIVLAAAVGAWILRWWGVAGRIHYSLVAVAVLGFVAFGAHYGLTALPV, encoded by the coding sequence GTGTCGCCACGAATCCGATCCGTACTCTCCCTCTGCGCGGCGGCGCTGGCCGCCGCCACGGCCGTGCTGCCCGGCACCGCTGCCGCCGCCGACAAGGCCGGTGCCGAGGACGCCGCGGTCGAACCGACACCCGCCGCTGTGCAGCGCCTGCTCGACGAGCGCGTGCCCGAACTGCTTGAGGAGCACAACGTCCCCGGCGCCGCGGTGTCCGTGGTCGCCGGCGGCGAACAGGTCTACGCCGGCGGCTACGGAGAAGCCGATGTCGACGAGGGGACACCGGTCGACGCCGACAGGACCTCGTTCCCGATGGCCTCGGTCAGCAAGTCCTTCACCGCGGCGGCTGTCCTGCAACTCGCCGACCGGGGCGAGGTGGACCTGCACGCCGACGTCAACGCCTACCTGCCCGAGGAGGCGCGGATCCCCGAGACCTATCCCGGCAAGCCGGTGACCCTGCACCACCTGCTGACCCATTCGGCCGGGTTCGAGAGCGCGGTCGCCGGAATGGCCGCCGACTCCGCCGAGGGCATGCTGGAGCTGGGCGAGTATGTGCGGGAGTACCGGCCCGACCGCATCTATCCGCCCGGCAGGTTCATCGGGTACTCCAACTACGGCACCAGCCTCGCCGGGCTGGTCGTCCAGCGGGTGTCGGGTGTCCCGTTCGCGGAATACGTCGCCGAGAACGTGTTCGCTCCGCTGGGCATGCGGCGGAGCGCCTTCGCCACTCCCGACGAGGCCGCCGACCGGTTCGAGACGCCGACCCTCTACTACGCGTCCCTCGAAGAGGCCGACGCGCTCTACGTCAACCAGGCCCCGGCAGGGGCCGGTTACGCCACCGCGTCCGACATGTCGGCGTTCCTGCTTGCTCTGCTGAACGGTGGCGAGTACCAGGGGGCGCGGATCCTCTCCCCCGAAGCCGCCGACACGATGCTGTCCGCGCAGCACTCGGTGCATCCGCGGTTGGCGGGGGCGGCATACGGAACCTGGGACAAGGCCGGTGCCTGGCCGCATGCCGTCGGCCACGGCGGCGACCTCGACGGCGCGCACACCGAATGGGCCGTCGTACCCGAAGCGGATCTGGGCGTCTACGTGGCGGTCAACGGCGACGGCACCGCGCAGAGCCCGCTGGAGGACGTGCGGGCACTCGTCGTCGAGGAGGTGCTGGAGGAGTTCACCGCCTCCGCGGACACCACCGCAGCGCCCACCGGGCAGACTGCGTCCGGCGTCGCGCCGGGACACTACGAAGGCTCCTACCGGACGACGCGCATCGGCCGCAGCGACACCAGCGAGCTGATGTCGGCCATCGACCTGACGTCGGTCTCGGCCGCCGGCGACGGCCGACTGCGCACGGCCAACACGATGCTGGGCGAACAGGTCTGGACTCCGGTCGGGGACAATCGGTTCCGCAGTGAGAAGGGCGGCGAACTGGCCTTCATCGAGGAGGACGGCGAGATCACCGGGTTGGCCTACGGCGCTGTCCCCACCCAGAACTACGAGCGGATCGCCTGGCACGAGCACGTCTACCTGCACCTTGCGGGAGCCGGCGCCGCGCTGCTGATCATGGGCACCGTCCTGGTGTGGCCGTCGGCCGCGCTCGTCCGCAGGTTGCGCGGGCGCGGCCACGACCGCGCCCGCACCCGCGGGTCGCGTACTGCGCGCGCCCTGGCCGCGGCCGCGGTCGTCACCTGTGCGGGCTACACGGCCTTCGTGGTCTCGGCCCTGGGCGACGGCGCCGCCCTGACCGGCATGGTCTTCAACGGCTCGCCGCTGCTGACCGTCCCGCTCTCCGTGGCCGGAGCCGTCTCAGTCATAGTCCTGGCCGCCGCGGTCGGGGCATGGATCCTCCGCTGGTGGGGCGTCGCCGGCCGGATCCACTACTCGCTGGTCGCTGTGGCCGTCCTCGGCTTCGTCGCGTTCGGCGCCCACTACGGTCTGACCGCGCTGCCGGTGTAG
- a CDS encoding PRC-barrel domain-containing protein — MASQMGTQQLIGHRLVDRDGASVGKIGQVFYDDQTDAAKWITVRIGLFGSRENLVPLVGAEMVYDALQVPWSRNKIKGAPSFDVDQHISVEQEDRVYRHYGLDPEIPGQRVPERSPRPRGRHARPEPEEQADRVAPGGDPRRDEAPRQQIWEPGGGSPQPQQGGGRGI; from the coding sequence GTGGCATCGCAGATGGGGACCCAGCAACTGATAGGCCACCGACTGGTCGACAGGGACGGCGCGTCCGTCGGCAAGATCGGCCAGGTCTTCTACGACGACCAGACCGACGCGGCGAAGTGGATCACCGTGCGCATCGGCCTGTTCGGTTCACGCGAGAACCTGGTGCCGCTGGTGGGCGCCGAGATGGTCTACGACGCGCTGCAGGTGCCCTGGTCCCGGAACAAGATCAAGGGCGCACCGAGCTTCGACGTCGACCAGCACATCTCCGTGGAACAGGAGGACCGGGTATACCGGCACTACGGCCTCGACCCGGAGATCCCGGGCCAGCGCGTCCCGGAGCGGTCTCCGCGGCCGCGCGGCCGCCACGCCCGGCCCGAACCCGAGGAGCAGGCGGACCGCGTCGCTCCGGGCGGCGATCCGCGGCGGGATGAGGCGCCGCGCCAACAGATCTGGGAGCCGGGCGGCGGCTCCCCGCAGCCCCAGCAGGGCGGCGGGCGCGGTATCTGA
- a CDS encoding type II toxin-antitoxin system RelE family toxin, giving the protein MSRYTIEISVSARKMLRKLDVPVRKRVVAAIADLADNPRPDGCKKLQGRSEYRVRVGDYRVLYDINDSRIRVEVVAVGHRREIYGR; this is encoded by the coding sequence GTGAGCCGGTACACGATCGAGATCTCCGTGTCGGCTCGGAAAATGCTGCGTAAGCTCGACGTTCCGGTGCGAAAGCGCGTCGTGGCGGCGATCGCGGATCTTGCCGACAATCCCCGCCCGGATGGTTGCAAGAAGCTTCAAGGCCGATCGGAATATCGCGTCCGCGTCGGGGACTACCGTGTGCTCTACGACATCAACGACTCGCGGATCAGAGTCGAGGTTGTTGCGGTCGGACACCGCCGCGAGATCTACGGCCGCTGA
- a CDS encoding iron-siderophore ABC transporter substrate-binding protein, with product MARVSRLVALATAALLTVPLAACSSSPSAQQTGGSGSGADGWTTVTVEHAFGTTTIDAEPERVATVNWANHEVPLALGVVPVGMAAANFGDDDGDGVLPWVEEKLTELDAETPVLFDETDGIDFEAVADTRPDVILAAYSGLTREDYDTLSEIAPVVAYPKTAWGTPWREMIELNSKALGMAEEGDDLIADLEQDIEEAAAEHPRIEGRSAMFLTHVDTTDLSEVSFYTAHDTRAMFFDDLGMQTPESVASASAETDKFSLTRSAERADTFDDVDIIVTYGGDELVRSLEDDPLLSQMPAVENGSVVNLPSDDPLGTAANPTPLSISWVLDDYLALLDEAAGAAQ from the coding sequence ATGGCCCGCGTTTCACGGCTGGTGGCGCTCGCCACCGCCGCACTGCTGACCGTCCCACTCGCCGCATGCTCGTCGTCCCCCTCCGCCCAGCAGACCGGGGGCTCCGGCTCAGGGGCGGACGGCTGGACGACCGTGACCGTCGAGCACGCCTTCGGCACCACGACCATCGACGCCGAGCCTGAGCGCGTCGCCACGGTGAACTGGGCCAACCACGAGGTCCCGCTGGCCCTCGGTGTGGTGCCGGTGGGCATGGCCGCGGCGAACTTCGGCGACGACGACGGCGACGGCGTCCTCCCCTGGGTCGAGGAGAAGCTCACGGAGCTCGACGCCGAGACGCCGGTGCTGTTCGACGAGACCGACGGCATCGACTTCGAGGCCGTCGCGGACACCCGACCGGACGTGATCCTCGCCGCCTACTCCGGACTCACCCGGGAGGACTACGACACGCTGAGCGAGATCGCCCCCGTCGTCGCCTACCCGAAGACCGCTTGGGGGACGCCGTGGCGCGAGATGATCGAGCTGAACAGCAAGGCCCTGGGCATGGCCGAGGAAGGCGACGACCTGATCGCCGACCTCGAACAGGACATCGAGGAGGCGGCCGCCGAGCATCCGCGAATCGAGGGCCGGTCGGCGATGTTCCTGACGCACGTCGACACCACCGACCTGAGCGAGGTCAGCTTCTACACCGCGCACGACACCCGCGCCATGTTCTTCGACGACCTCGGCATGCAGACTCCCGAGAGCGTCGCGAGCGCCTCTGCCGAGACCGACAAGTTCTCCCTCACCCGCAGCGCCGAGCGGGCCGACACGTTCGACGATGTCGACATCATCGTCACCTACGGCGGCGACGAGCTGGTGCGGAGCCTCGAAGACGACCCGCTGCTGTCGCAGATGCCGGCGGTGGAGAACGGTTCCGTCGTCAACCTCCCCTCGGACGACCCCCTCGGCACGGCCGCGAACCCCACTCCCCTGTCGATCTCCTGGGTCCTCGACGACTACCTGGCCCTGCTGGACGAAGCCGCCGGCGCCGCACAGTGA
- the rarD gene encoding EamA family transporter RarD — protein MPESNRGVLLGAGAYLMWGLSTLYWPLVSAAGATEVIAHRMVWSLFTVLALLALRAHWRWLLPVLRRPRQLAMLAGAAAVISVNWGLFVYTVNSGQTSQAALGYFINPLVSVLVGVLLFAERLRRAQVAAVALGAVAVAVLSVAYGGVPWLSLGMACSFATYGALKKTAGLDGVESLAVETLLLFVPAAGYIAFLQVGGSGTFTAESPWHTAALVGSGVVTALPLLAFGAAARRVPLSMLGLLQFIVPVMQFLFAWLVFEEPMPASRWVGFAIVWLALVVFVTDMLRTARRTPGGEAAPSGAARSPRGGRAAPRSAHKAAKWPDPDEPVA, from the coding sequence GTGCCTGAATCCAACCGCGGCGTGCTCCTGGGAGCCGGCGCCTACCTGATGTGGGGCCTGTCCACCCTCTACTGGCCGCTCGTCTCGGCCGCCGGCGCGACCGAGGTGATCGCGCACCGCATGGTGTGGTCGCTGTTCACCGTGCTCGCCCTGCTGGCGCTGCGCGCGCACTGGCGGTGGCTGCTGCCCGTGCTGCGCCGCCCCCGCCAGCTCGCGATGCTGGCCGGTGCCGCCGCGGTGATCTCGGTGAACTGGGGCCTGTTCGTCTACACCGTCAACAGCGGGCAGACCAGCCAGGCCGCGCTCGGGTACTTCATCAACCCGCTGGTGAGCGTGCTAGTGGGGGTGCTGCTGTTCGCCGAACGGCTGCGCCGCGCGCAGGTCGCCGCGGTGGCGCTGGGCGCGGTGGCCGTGGCGGTGCTCAGCGTGGCCTACGGCGGTGTGCCGTGGCTGTCGCTGGGCATGGCCTGCTCGTTCGCCACCTACGGCGCGCTGAAGAAGACCGCCGGGCTGGACGGTGTGGAGAGCCTGGCGGTGGAGACCCTGCTGCTGTTCGTGCCGGCCGCCGGCTACATCGCGTTCCTGCAGGTCGGCGGATCGGGCACGTTCACCGCGGAGTCGCCCTGGCACACCGCCGCGCTGGTGGGCTCGGGCGTGGTGACCGCGCTGCCGCTGCTGGCCTTCGGCGCCGCCGCCCGCCGCGTGCCCCTGAGCATGCTGGGCCTGCTGCAGTTCATCGTGCCGGTGATGCAGTTCCTGTTCGCCTGGCTGGTGTTCGAGGAGCCGATGCCGGCCAGCCGGTGGGTCGGCTTCGCGATCGTGTGGCTCGCCCTCGTGGTGTTCGTCACCGACATGCTCCGCACCGCCCGGCGCACACCCGGCGGCGAGGCTGCGCCCTCCGGTGCGGCCCGGTCCCCGCGAGGCGGACGTGCGGCTCCCCGATCCGCGCACAAGGCCGCCAAGTGGCCGGATCCGGACGAACCCGTCGCGTGA
- a CDS encoding pyridoxamine 5'-phosphate oxidase family protein, whose product MYETTTELAELQHLLDSSVERASAHLRSIYLGGERPSTLTAAQLTGALTGMCTLSVSTVTARGEPRISGIDGHFLHGRWIVGTDRSAAKARHLAARPGISAAHMRGEALGVFTHGTAVPISPPDAADPEAQGWPAVLEHLTAHYGDSPVNWDGVNVVYYRIEPQWMTAYCPEPEKLLAER is encoded by the coding sequence ATGTACGAGACCACGACCGAACTCGCCGAACTGCAGCACCTGCTCGACAGCTCCGTGGAACGCGCGAGCGCGCACCTGCGGTCCATCTACCTGGGCGGCGAACGGCCGAGCACCCTCACGGCCGCACAGCTCACCGGGGCACTGACGGGGATGTGCACACTGTCGGTCTCCACCGTGACGGCCCGCGGCGAGCCCCGCATCAGCGGCATCGACGGCCATTTCCTGCACGGCCGCTGGATCGTCGGCACCGACCGCTCCGCGGCCAAGGCGCGTCACCTGGCGGCCCGCCCGGGGATCAGCGCCGCTCACATGCGGGGCGAGGCCCTCGGTGTGTTCACCCACGGCACCGCCGTGCCGATCAGCCCGCCCGACGCCGCCGATCCAGAGGCACAGGGCTGGCCCGCCGTACTGGAGCACCTCACCGCGCACTACGGCGATTCACCGGTCAACTGGGACGGTGTCAATGTCGTCTACTACCGCATCGAGCCGCAGTGGATGACCGCCTACTGCCCGGAACCGGAGAAGCTGCTCGCCGAGCGCTGA
- a CDS encoding VOC family protein encodes MIDHMSLQVADMAAATGFYDTVLAPLGWRRVMDFGDHAVAYGGDHPAFWVGPAVTEGPAREVHVGFAASDRAAVDAFHAAAAAAGAEVLHTPRLWPEYHPHYYAAFVRDPDGNNVEAVCHTPE; translated from the coding sequence ATGATCGACCATATGTCCCTGCAGGTCGCCGATATGGCGGCCGCCACCGGTTTCTACGACACCGTCCTCGCTCCTCTGGGGTGGCGGCGCGTTATGGACTTCGGCGACCACGCGGTCGCCTACGGCGGCGACCACCCGGCCTTCTGGGTGGGCCCGGCCGTCACCGAAGGCCCGGCGCGCGAGGTCCATGTCGGCTTCGCCGCCTCCGACCGTGCGGCAGTCGACGCCTTCCACGCCGCGGCGGCCGCAGCGGGTGCGGAAGTGCTGCATACGCCCCGCCTGTGGCCGGAGTACCACCCGCACTACTACGCGGCCTTCGTCCGCGATCCCGACGGCAACAATGTGGAGGCGGTCTGCCACACGCCGGAATGA
- a CDS encoding potassium channel family protein produces the protein MNAFGGSAGDSSGLPADQGRVRRDAWPVAETVLVTFLADAVLIALYALAPLDLDADRHPVLRTLGALLLLSVLVVWQIRAISRAPRPQLRAFAAIGFLSAVYLLGWAAAYVAHSAAAPDAFTEPLSRFDALYFAVTVFATVGFGDVVPLTQAARVSVTVQMVLNLVMIGAVLRLVVATARTRSRSLGGG, from the coding sequence GTGAACGCATTCGGGGGATCCGCCGGCGATTCCTCCGGTCTGCCCGCGGACCAGGGCCGTGTCCGTCGAGACGCGTGGCCGGTTGCCGAAACCGTGCTGGTGACCTTCCTCGCCGACGCCGTCCTGATCGCGCTCTACGCCCTCGCGCCGCTGGACCTGGACGCCGACCGGCATCCTGTGCTGCGGACGCTGGGCGCGCTGCTGCTGCTCTCGGTGCTCGTGGTCTGGCAGATCCGGGCGATCTCGCGGGCTCCCCGGCCGCAACTGCGCGCGTTCGCCGCGATCGGTTTCCTCAGCGCTGTGTACCTGCTGGGCTGGGCGGCCGCCTACGTCGCACATTCCGCCGCCGCCCCTGACGCGTTCACCGAGCCGCTGAGCCGCTTCGACGCCCTGTACTTCGCCGTCACCGTCTTCGCCACCGTCGGGTTCGGCGACGTCGTCCCGCTCACCCAGGCGGCCCGCGTCTCCGTGACGGTGCAGATGGTGTTGAACCTGGTGATGATCGGCGCCGTGCTGCGCCTCGTCGTCGCGACCGCGCGCACGCGCAGTCGCAGTCTCGGAGGCGGCTGA
- a CDS encoding helix-turn-helix transcriptional regulator, translating into MRDIRTGPAARAHAAGRPSPQPTDADRRRLPLYAAGEIDVPFAVATSAEIIPRDTFWDEHAHPTHELLWNESGASSATIGRRIWTITPAAGLWIPAGTRHSGWTPAGTRHRAAQFGVRAAPAISEGPVAVEVTPLLRLLLDRLDAAGLGAGERTRTEAMVLDLLGPAQHELSLRIPESALLAPIFAAVRDDPADPTTLAGWAARLGVSSRTLTRAFRAETGAGFSRWLATARVQHAVALLARGEGIDDVAARVGYHSASAFGAAFRRITGMSPGRFRSQ; encoded by the coding sequence ATGCGAGACATCCGGACGGGTCCGGCCGCCCGAGCGCACGCCGCCGGGCGGCCGTCGCCGCAGCCCACCGACGCCGACCGGCGGAGGCTTCCGCTCTACGCCGCCGGTGAGATCGATGTGCCGTTCGCCGTGGCGACCAGCGCCGAGATCATCCCGCGGGACACGTTCTGGGACGAGCACGCGCATCCGACGCACGAGCTGCTCTGGAACGAGAGCGGGGCCTCATCGGCGACGATCGGCAGGCGGATCTGGACGATCACCCCGGCGGCCGGGCTGTGGATCCCGGCGGGCACCCGCCATTCCGGCTGGACGCCCGCGGGTACGCGGCACCGCGCGGCCCAGTTCGGCGTCCGCGCTGCGCCGGCGATATCCGAGGGGCCGGTCGCGGTCGAGGTCACACCGCTACTGCGGCTCCTGCTCGACCGCCTCGACGCTGCGGGCCTCGGCGCGGGTGAGCGGACGCGGACCGAGGCGATGGTGCTCGACCTGCTCGGTCCCGCCCAGCACGAACTGTCCCTGCGGATACCCGAGTCCGCGCTGCTGGCGCCCATCTTCGCCGCCGTGCGCGACGATCCCGCCGACCCCACGACGCTGGCGGGCTGGGCGGCGCGGCTCGGTGTGAGCTCGCGCACCCTCACCCGGGCGTTCCGCGCCGAGACCGGTGCGGGATTCAGCCGGTGGCTGGCCACGGCGCGCGTGCAGCACGCGGTCGCGCTACTCGCGCGAGGAGAGGGCATAGACGACGTCGCGGCGCGCGTGGGTTACCACTCGGCGAGCGCGTTCGGCGCGGCGTTCCGGCGGATCACGGGGATGAGTCCGGGGCGCTTCCGTTCGCAGTGA
- a CDS encoding FecCD family ABC transporter permease: MTVTAPRPHSPAGTAAVRWRPRLGRLLWLLAVVAALVALAGTSVAVGSRDVPWSAVVAAFDGSPEGFDQAAVAKRIPRTVLALLAGAALGVSGAVMQGVTRNPLADPGILGVNMGASLAVVTGLAYFGLTSAADYAWTAIFGAGVTAVFVYVVGSLGRGGATPLKLALAGAATSAALASLITAVVLPRGDIADGARSWQIGGVGGGSFEAIGHVAPFLAVGLALCLLSARGLDLLALGDELAAGLGAHVAAARAASSLGAVVLCGATTAATGPIAFVGLVVPHVCRLLGGTGHRWLLPFSALGGAVLLLAADVVGRIAARPAEVDVGIVTALLGAPFFIYIVRRQKVRGL, encoded by the coding sequence GTGACGGTGACGGCGCCCCGACCGCACTCCCCCGCGGGTACCGCCGCTGTGCGGTGGCGCCCGCGGCTGGGCAGACTCCTCTGGCTGCTGGCCGTGGTCGCCGCTCTGGTCGCCCTGGCGGGCACCTCCGTCGCGGTCGGTTCGCGCGACGTGCCGTGGAGTGCCGTGGTCGCGGCCTTCGACGGTTCACCGGAAGGGTTCGACCAGGCGGCGGTCGCCAAGCGGATCCCCCGGACCGTGCTCGCGCTTCTCGCGGGCGCGGCGCTGGGCGTCTCGGGGGCGGTCATGCAGGGGGTGACGCGCAATCCGCTGGCCGATCCCGGGATTCTGGGGGTGAACATGGGCGCCTCGCTCGCCGTGGTCACCGGTCTCGCCTACTTCGGCCTGACCTCGGCGGCCGACTACGCCTGGACGGCCATCTTCGGGGCGGGCGTGACCGCCGTGTTCGTCTACGTGGTCGGTTCCCTGGGGAGGGGCGGCGCGACCCCGCTGAAACTCGCACTGGCCGGGGCGGCGACCTCCGCCGCTCTGGCGTCGCTGATCACCGCGGTGGTGCTACCGCGCGGCGACATCGCCGACGGGGCCCGCTCCTGGCAGATCGGCGGAGTGGGTGGCGGTTCGTTCGAGGCCATCGGGCACGTGGCGCCGTTCCTCGCCGTGGGCCTGGCCCTGTGCCTGCTGTCGGCCCGCGGGCTGGACCTGCTCGCGCTCGGCGACGAACTCGCCGCCGGGCTGGGTGCGCACGTGGCGGCCGCGCGGGCCGCGTCGTCCCTGGGCGCGGTCGTGCTGTGCGGCGCGACGACCGCCGCCACCGGGCCGATCGCCTTCGTCGGGCTCGTGGTGCCGCACGTGTGCCGACTGCTCGGCGGTACCGGCCACCGGTGGCTGCTCCCGTTCTCGGCGCTGGGCGGGGCGGTGCTGCTGCTCGCGGCCGACGTGGTCGGCCGGATCGCGGCGCGCCCCGCCGAGGTCGACGTGGGAATCGTGACCGCCCTGCTCGGTGCCCCGTTCTTCATCTACATCGTCCGCCGGCAGAAGGTGCGTGGCCTGTGA
- a CDS encoding FecCD family ABC transporter permease, with translation MTVTESRVSALEGAARGRRQRARRRRIVIAVLAVLIVLVFAASLMFGRTFYPIGDVVRVALGEDVPGASFTVGRLRLPRAVLAVAAGLCFGLSGVTFQTMLRNPLASPDIIGISAGAGTAATFAIVVLSLTETAVAVFAVAAGLAVALLVYALSFKSGVSGTRLILIGIAIAAMLDSVTTYILDQAAQWDLQEAMRWLTGSLNGATWAEAVPVVAALLVAGPLLLYKSTDLSILQLGDETAAALGVRVDRTRLVAVVGAVGLIAFATASAGPIAFVAFLSGPIAARMVGPNGSLLVPAALVGALLVLVADFVGQYALGTRYPVGVVTGVLGAPYLVYLIVRTNRAGGSL, from the coding sequence GTGACCGTCACCGAGAGCCGCGTCTCCGCCCTTGAGGGCGCCGCCCGCGGTCGTCGGCAGCGCGCACGCCGGCGGCGCATCGTCATCGCCGTTCTCGCCGTCCTCATCGTGCTCGTGTTCGCGGCGAGCCTGATGTTCGGACGGACCTTCTACCCGATCGGCGATGTCGTGCGGGTCGCTCTCGGTGAGGATGTCCCGGGCGCGTCGTTCACCGTCGGGCGGTTGCGGCTGCCGCGGGCCGTACTGGCCGTCGCGGCGGGGCTGTGCTTCGGGCTCTCCGGGGTCACCTTCCAGACCATGCTGCGCAACCCCCTCGCCAGCCCGGACATCATCGGAATCAGCGCGGGAGCCGGCACGGCGGCGACCTTCGCGATCGTGGTGCTCTCCCTGACGGAGACCGCGGTCGCGGTCTTCGCGGTCGCGGCCGGGCTGGCGGTCGCATTGCTCGTCTACGCGCTGTCGTTCAAGAGCGGGGTCTCCGGTACCCGCCTCATCCTGATCGGGATCGCCATAGCCGCGATGCTCGACAGCGTCACCACCTACATCCTCGACCAGGCCGCCCAGTGGGACCTGCAGGAGGCGATGAGGTGGCTGACGGGCAGTCTCAACGGCGCCACCTGGGCTGAGGCCGTGCCGGTCGTCGCCGCGCTGCTCGTGGCCGGGCCTCTGCTGCTGTACAAGTCGACCGACCTGTCCATTCTCCAGCTGGGTGACGAGACGGCGGCGGCGCTGGGCGTGCGCGTGGACCGCACGCGGCTGGTCGCGGTCGTCGGGGCGGTAGGGCTCATCGCGTTCGCGACGGCGTCCGCCGGGCCGATCGCGTTCGTCGCGTTCCTATCCGGCCCGATCGCGGCGCGCATGGTCGGCCCGAACGGCTCCCTGCTGGTTCCGGCCGCCCTGGTCGGCGCACTCCTGGTGCTGGTAGCCGACTTCGTCGGCCAGTACGCCCTCGGCACCCGCTACCCCGTCGGAGTGGTCACCGGAGTCCTGGGCGCGCCCTACCTCGTCTACCTGATCGTGCGCACCAACCGCGCGGGCGGCTCGTTGTGA